Proteins from a single region of Thermodesulfobacteriota bacterium:
- the prfB gene encoding peptide chain release factor 2 (programmed frameshift), with amino-acid sequence MNPELKQKLQDIQDRLLSLKEHLEVDAKGERIAELEKATTAPNFWSDQDRATRIQQEIGRLQQPIDRWQSLYKEWEDAAVLLELADEEGDSDAETEVQTSLRGLDKSLAAYELECLFSGEHDRSDALVSINAGAGGTEAQDWTEILLRMYLRWAEQRRFPTEVLDELPGDEAGIKNVTVHIKGPFAFGNLRSETGIHRLVRISPFDAGGRRHTSFASVSVFPDLDDTIDVEINEKDLRIDTYRASGAGGQHVNKTSSAVRITHLPTGLVVQCQNERSQHRNKAMAMKMLRARLYDVEKSAQDEKNQQIQGDKKEIAWGSQIRSYVLQPYRLVKDHRTGVEVGNVDAVLDGELEPFIKAFLLWQR; translated from the exons ATGAACCCCGAGCTCAAACAGAAACTCCAGGACATCCAGGATCGGCTCCTCTCGCTCAAGGAGCATCTT GAGGTGGATGCCAAGGGGGAGCGGATCGCCGAGCTGGAAAAGGCCACCACCGCGCCGAACTTCTGGAGCGACCAGGACCGGGCCACCCGCATCCAGCAGGAGATCGGCCGGCTGCAGCAGCCCATCGACCGCTGGCAGTCCCTGTACAAGGAATGGGAGGATGCGGCGGTGCTGCTGGAGCTGGCCGACGAGGAAGGGGACAGCGATGCCGAGACCGAGGTGCAGACCAGCCTCAGGGGTCTGGACAAATCCCTGGCCGCCTATGAGCTGGAATGCCTGTTCTCCGGCGAGCATGACCGGTCCGATGCCCTGGTCTCCATCAACGCCGGCGCTGGCGGCACCGAGGCCCAGGACTGGACCGAGATCCTCTTGCGCATGTATCTGCGCTGGGCGGAGCAGCGCCGCTTTCCCACCGAGGTCCTGGACGAGCTGCCCGGGGACGAGGCGGGCATCAAGAACGTCACCGTCCACATCAAGGGTCCCTTCGCCTTCGGCAACCTGCGGAGTGAGACCGGCATCCACCGCCTGGTACGGATCTCGCCCTTCGATGCCGGCGGCCGGCGCCACACCTCCTTCGCCTCGGTGTCGGTATTCCCGGATCTGGACGACACCATCGATGTGGAGATCAACGAGAAGGATCTGCGCATCGACACCTACCGGGCCAGCGGCGCAGGCGGCCAGCACGTCAACAAGACCAGCAGCGCCGTGCGCATCACCCATCTGCCCACCGGCCTCGTCGTCCAGTGCCAGAACGAGCGCTCCCAGCACCGCAACAAGGCCATGGCCATGAAGATGCTGCGCGCCCGGCTCTACGACGTGGAGAAATCGGCCCAGGACGAAAAGAATCAGCAGATCCAGGGGGACAAGAAGGAGATTGCCTGGGGCAGCCAGATCCGCTCCTACGTCCTGCAGCCGTACCGCCTGGTCAAGGATCACCGCACCGGGGTGGAGGTGGGCAACGTCGACGCGGTCCTGGACGGTGAGCTGGAGCCCTTCATCAAGGCCTTCCTGCTCTGGCAGCGCTGA
- the lnt gene encoding apolipoprotein N-acyltransferase, whose translation MPRLSRLLPGQDDLLACLGGLGLALAFPSPGLWPLAWLSLVPLLAAIAPATPGRAARLGLMAGLVWHLGLLYWIVIVLGRYGHLPLWVCLPALLLLALYLAAFTALFAALISWAWRRGLAPIWLAPPLWVALDWTKASLFTGFPWDDLAYSQYQQTLLVQVADLTGHRGLTFALVLGNVIVYAAVARPWRTGPRQARMPVAPGWRTGVAAGLVFLAAMLAYDLVRSRQLAASLGDRPFLRVAAIQGNVSQDQKWRPSLQEETVGRYLRLSALAGQDQKPDLVVWPETALPLYPLEHPLFANVRQGVADRSGSWLLTGAPHRQPAEDGVRLDYFNSAFLIDPWGQVSSRYDKVHLVPFGEYMPLSDWLPLPGPLVESVGNFTAGAGASPLPCGKAAVGVLVCFESIFPGLAREQVRQGATLLATITNDAWFGRSSAPWQHLSMAVLRAVETRRSLARAANTGVSALIDPLGRLLDTTPLFTEGYLVANLPVLDEETAYVRHGELFSALCVVAVLCSLLRLRTVPERPGRLP comes from the coding sequence ATGCCTCGCCTTTCCCGTCTCCTCCCTGGCCAGGATGATCTTCTGGCCTGCCTCGGCGGTCTGGGGCTGGCCCTCGCCTTCCCCAGCCCCGGGCTGTGGCCCCTGGCCTGGCTGTCTCTGGTGCCTCTTCTGGCAGCCATAGCCCCCGCTACGCCGGGCAGGGCAGCCCGTCTTGGCCTCATGGCCGGCCTGGTCTGGCATCTCGGTCTGTTGTATTGGATCGTCATCGTGCTCGGCCGCTATGGCCATCTGCCCCTTTGGGTCTGCCTGCCCGCCCTCCTCCTCCTGGCTCTGTACCTGGCGGCCTTCACCGCCCTTTTCGCCGCGCTCATCAGCTGGGCCTGGCGCCGGGGCCTGGCACCGATCTGGCTGGCCCCTCCCCTGTGGGTAGCCCTGGACTGGACCAAGGCCAGCCTGTTTACCGGCTTCCCCTGGGACGATCTCGCCTACAGCCAATACCAGCAGACCCTGCTGGTGCAGGTCGCCGATCTCACCGGCCACCGCGGGCTGACCTTCGCCCTGGTTCTGGGCAATGTCATCGTCTATGCTGCCGTGGCCCGGCCGTGGCGGACAGGGCCGCGCCAGGCCAGGATGCCGGTGGCCCCGGGCTGGCGAACCGGGGTGGCGGCAGGGCTCGTCTTCCTTGCCGCCATGCTGGCTTACGACTTGGTCCGCAGCCGCCAGCTGGCGGCCTCGCTCGGGGACCGTCCATTCCTCCGGGTTGCGGCCATCCAGGGGAACGTCAGCCAGGACCAGAAATGGCGCCCCTCCCTCCAGGAGGAGACGGTGGGCCGTTACCTCCGCTTGAGCGCCCTGGCGGGTCAGGACCAGAAGCCGGACCTGGTGGTCTGGCCAGAGACCGCCTTGCCGCTCTACCCCCTGGAGCATCCCCTCTTCGCGAATGTTCGCCAGGGGGTGGCGGACCGCAGTGGCTCCTGGCTCCTCACCGGTGCACCCCACCGGCAGCCGGCGGAGGACGGGGTGCGTCTGGATTACTTCAACAGCGCCTTCCTGATCGACCCTTGGGGACAGGTGTCCAGTCGCTACGACAAGGTCCATCTGGTTCCTTTTGGCGAGTACATGCCCCTGTCCGACTGGCTGCCCCTGCCCGGCCCCCTGGTGGAGTCGGTGGGCAACTTCACCGCCGGTGCCGGGGCGTCGCCCCTCCCTTGCGGGAAGGCCGCGGTTGGGGTATTAGTGTGCTTCGAAAGCATCTTTCCTGGCCTGGCCCGGGAGCAGGTCCGCCAGGGCGCCACCCTCCTGGCCACCATCACCAACGATGCCTGGTTCGGCCGCTCCAGCGCTCCGTGGCAGCATCTGTCCATGGCGGTGCTGCGGGCAGTGGAAACGAGGCGCAGCCTGGCCCGGGCGGCCAACACCGGGGTCAGCGCCCTCATCGACCCCCTGGGCCGGCTTCTCGACACCACCCCCCTGTTCACCGAAGGGTATCTGGTCGCCAACCTGCCCGTTCTCGACGAGGAAACGGCCTACGTGCGGCATGGGGAGCTGTTCTCGGCCCTGTGCGTCGTGGCGGTGCTGTGCTCCCTCCTGCGGCTGCGCACCGTGCCGGAGCGACCGGGCCGCCTTCCTTGA
- a CDS encoding hemolysin family protein → MVAAPPLPLLSMDDKAPSSSEESPLLRRLFQFLRFGKAPDTQEELEQEIQELLEEGQEQGLITDREGEMIHSILEFRDTLVREIMTPRSEMVCADALAPLDEIIRLITERGFSRIPLYEDTQDNIVGIVHAKDLLAVCHVQPAPRNGAEIAKPALHVPDTTRVLDLLRDFQAGKMHMAIVQDEFGGVRGLVTLEDILEEIVGEISDEHDRKNSYLTILDDRTLVVDGKIDIEEVEEFFDATMPEGPYESVGGLIIHQLGRLPQAKESLEAGGLTFTVLAASNRRIKTVRVHRQAT, encoded by the coding sequence ATGGTCGCCGCGCCGCCGTTGCCACTCCTCTCCATGGACGACAAAGCCCCGTCAAGCTCGGAGGAATCCCCTCTCCTCCGCCGGCTGTTTCAGTTCCTGCGCTTTGGCAAGGCTCCCGATACCCAGGAAGAGCTGGAGCAGGAGATCCAGGAGCTCCTGGAGGAAGGCCAGGAGCAGGGTCTGATCACGGACCGGGAAGGAGAGATGATTCACTCCATCCTGGAATTCCGGGACACCCTGGTGCGCGAGATCATGACCCCGCGATCGGAGATGGTGTGCGCCGATGCCCTGGCCCCCTTGGACGAGATCATCCGGCTCATCACCGAGCGGGGCTTCTCCCGTATCCCGTTGTATGAAGACACCCAGGACAACATCGTTGGCATCGTCCATGCCAAAGACCTCCTGGCGGTGTGCCATGTCCAGCCTGCCCCCCGCAATGGCGCCGAAATCGCCAAGCCGGCCCTCCATGTCCCAGACACCACCCGGGTTCTGGATCTGTTGCGGGATTTCCAGGCCGGCAAGATGCACATGGCCATTGTTCAGGATGAGTTCGGCGGCGTACGGGGCCTGGTTACGCTGGAAGACATCCTGGAGGAGATCGTCGGCGAGATCTCGGACGAGCACGACCGCAAGAATTCGTATCTGACCATCCTGGATGACCGGACCCTGGTGGTGGACGGCAAGATCGACATCGAGGAGGTGGAGGAGTTCTTCGACGCCACCATGCCCGAGGGCCCCTACGAGTCGGTGGGCGGACTCATCATCCACCAGCTGGGGCGCTTGCCGCAGGCCAAAGAATCCCTGGAGGCCGGGGGCCTGACCTTCACCGTGCTGGCTGCCAGCAACCGCCGCATCAAGACGGTGCGCGTCCATCGCCAGGCCACCTGA
- a CDS encoding biotin carboxylase N-terminal domain-containing protein, with amino-acid sequence MKDKILIANRGEIALRIMQACQDLDLDYVVVYTAEDEDSEHVRRNLDSQSHRGRAWRISSYTDPNDILAVADHTGCTAVHPGYGFFSEDFRFARRVTRRERPLTFIGPSWQVIKDLGDKINTKRVANRLGIPTIPGTDAPIYNEIEAEDVAARLFLEQRRADVRDPSVLVKAAAGGGGMGIEEVHKLEQFRRVYRQVQSYAKRQFGNGGVLIEQCLRDYSHIEVQIVCSAHREMLHFGTRNCTIQSNRRQKRVEAAPGFDPAVASYQFDAARVLDQVVEYSLKLASHVRYDNVGTWEWIVSRDGRPYLLEVNTRIQVENDVSARISYIDGRQPNLIREQIRIALGDRIGYSQKEIQFRGASIELRLVAEDTRRDFAPWMGTITTFAIPRYDWSAVYTHVPENRPYPIPTEYDANLALILVWGDSMAEAKARAKSLLDETVVTGETSSGQPILTNIPYLREKLDALLTF; translated from the coding sequence GTGAAGGACAAGATCCTCATCGCCAACCGGGGCGAGATCGCCCTCCGGATCATGCAGGCGTGCCAAGACCTGGACCTGGACTACGTGGTGGTGTACACCGCGGAGGACGAGGACTCGGAACACGTGCGCCGCAACCTGGATTCTCAGAGCCATCGCGGCCGGGCCTGGCGGATTTCCAGCTACACGGATCCCAACGATATCCTGGCCGTGGCCGACCATACCGGGTGCACGGCCGTCCACCCGGGGTATGGCTTCTTCTCCGAGGATTTCCGGTTCGCCCGCCGGGTGACCCGCCGGGAGCGGCCCCTGACGTTCATTGGGCCCAGCTGGCAGGTGATCAAGGACCTTGGTGACAAGATCAACACCAAGCGGGTGGCCAACCGGCTGGGCATCCCCACCATCCCCGGCACCGACGCGCCGATCTACAATGAGATCGAGGCCGAGGATGTGGCCGCGCGCCTGTTCCTGGAGCAGCGCCGGGCCGACGTTCGCGACCCGTCGGTGCTGGTGAAGGCAGCGGCGGGCGGTGGCGGCATGGGGATCGAGGAGGTCCACAAACTGGAGCAGTTCCGCCGGGTCTACCGGCAGGTGCAAAGTTACGCCAAGAGGCAGTTCGGCAACGGCGGGGTGCTCATTGAGCAGTGCCTGCGGGACTACAGCCACATCGAGGTGCAGATCGTCTGCAGCGCCCACCGGGAGATGCTGCACTTCGGAACCCGCAACTGCACCATCCAGAGCAACCGGCGGCAGAAGAGGGTGGAGGCGGCGCCCGGCTTCGATCCGGCGGTGGCCAGCTACCAGTTCGACGCCGCCCGGGTGCTGGATCAGGTGGTGGAGTACTCCCTCAAGCTGGCCTCCCACGTCCGTTACGACAACGTCGGCACCTGGGAGTGGATCGTCAGCCGGGACGGCCGACCCTATCTCCTGGAGGTCAACACCCGGATCCAGGTGGAAAACGACGTCTCGGCGCGGATCAGCTACATCGACGGCCGCCAGCCCAACCTCATCCGGGAGCAGATCCGCATCGCGCTCGGCGACCGCATCGGCTACAGCCAGAAGGAGATCCAGTTCCGGGGCGCCAGCATCGAGCTGCGGCTGGTGGCCGAAGACACCCGCCGGGATTTTGCGCCCTGGATGGGCACGATCACCACGTTCGCCATCCCGCGGTACGACTGGTCCGCGGTCTACACCCACGTCCCCGAGAACCGGCCCTATCCCATCCCAACCGAATACGACGCCAATCTGGCCTTGATCCTGGTCTGGGGGGACAGCATGGCCGAGGCCAAGGCCAGGGCCAAGAGCCTGCTGGACGAGACAGTCGTCACTGGCGAAACCAGCAGCGGGCAGCCCATTCTGACCAACATTCCCTATCTGCGGGAGAAGCTGGACGCCCTCCTCACCTTTTAG